CTGCATATTGTCGATTCTTTCAGCCGTGATCCTTTTATCGGCAGAGATGTTCACCTTGCCATCATCAAAGACACATCTGAGGAAATTCTGAAATATAAGTATCCCAACGCTGTTCTATCTTCGCGTTATCTCGATGATTTGCTGGATCAGGGACTGCAGGACATCATCCCTAAAACGAACCTTCATTCTTTCCTTTCGCAGTATGACGGAATGGGACAGGATCCGTTTCTTCCTTTGTTAGATTTGCGTGAAGAGCATATTCACTTTGAAGGGCTCGCTTTATTTAAGAATGATCAGTATGTCGATTCTATTTCTTACAAAGAAAGCTATTTATTTAAACTCCTGTACGAGAAATCACGGGAGGGCTTATACAATATTCGGATGGATGATGGAAGTTATCTGACGATTGAAAACGTTAGAACAAAAGTGAAGTACAATGTGCATGGCACGAAAAAACAACCAAAAGTGGAAATTCGCTTATCACTCTTGGGAGAAATTAAAGATGCCTCCGGTAAATCTCTTCATCAAAAGGAAAGAATGAAGAAAGTGGAAGAACAATGGAGGAAAGAAACGAAAAAAAATGCAGAAAAATTAGTTCAGAAATTTCAGGAGCTAAAAATCGATCCTTTAGGAATCGGAGAAAAGGTCAGAAGCCGTCAGCGGCAGTTCAGGATGGCAGAATGGGAAAGTCTCTACCCCACTGTTCCAATCAGCATAAGTGTGAAGGTGAGGACGATCGATACCGGTATTGTTGAGTAGAGTCTTTCTTTTCCGATTGTCCAGAAAAGGCACATCTTTTCCATTCGAATGGCATGATTGACAAATCGAAGCAAAGACATCCCCGCCGCTCAAAAGAAGAAAAAAGGGTAGCGTCGCAATATCCTGCTGCAGCGCCTTTGTCACCTGCATCGTGCTGGCCCGAACGAATCAGATCGCCCGCTTAGACTGTTTGGGCTCCGCTCCATTTTTGAAATGGGAGTTCTCCGGCAGTTTAAGAAGAGATCAAGAATCTTGATGACGGTTGCTTCTGCAAGCTTTTTATCTCGCTTAGAGCAAAGCAGCCTTAGCCAATGCATCAGCAAAGGCTAAAGCTGCTTTTTATTTGGCAATGTTGAAATTGCTGCTTTATTAAAATCCTAAAGAAATGTATTTAATCTCCAAAAATTCCTCAATGCCGTAATGACCGCCTTCACGACCAAGACCGCTTTCTTTATAACCGCCGAACGGAGCCTGAGCCACAGACGGCAAGCCGTCATTTAAGCCAATAATGCCGTATTCTAATCCTTCGGCGATTTCAACGGCTTCTGAAATATTCTCGCTAAATACATAGGCGGCTAGACCGTATGGTGAACGATTGGCGCGTTCAATGACTTCTTCATTTGTTTGGTAAGTGGTCACCGGGGCCAATGGGCCGAAAGTTTCCTCGTTCATGCACATCATATCATCTGTGACACGGGTTAATACGGTCGGCTCGACAAAATAACCTTTCTGATCTTTTGCCTGGTGGCCGCCGATGAGAATTTCGGCCCCTTTTTGCTTGGCATCCTCAAGCTGGCTGATGACCTTTGCCACCGCTTGCTCATCAATCAGCGGGCCGACGGTGATGCCTTCCTCCAAACCATTGCCCATTTTAAGTTTGCCCACTTCTGTTCGAAAGGCTTCAGCAAACTCAGCTTCCATTGATTCATGAACATAAATGCGATTGGCGCAGACGCATGTTTGGCCGGCGTTGCGGAACTTGGAGGCGATCAGGTTCTGCGCCGCTTTTTCAATATTGGCGTGAGCGGTGACGATAAACGGAGCATGCCCGCCCAGTTCGAAGGAGACTTTCTTCATCGTATCAGCTGCGCCGCGCATTAATAGTTTCCCAACTTCAGTGGAGCCCGTGAAAGAAATTTTGCGCACTCGGCCATCTTTCAGCCACGCTTCGCCAATGGCTTGCGCATCTCCCGTCACCAAGTTCAACACCCCTTTTGGAATGCCGGCTTCCTCCGCCAGCTCCATAAGCCGAATCGCTGTTAAGGGCGTTTGTTCTGCTGGCTTAATCACTGCTGTGCAGCCTGCTGCTAAAGCCGGCGCTACTTTTCTCGTAATCATTGCGGCAGGAAAATTCCAAGGAGTTATCGCTGCTATTACACCCACCGGCTCTTTTTGCACAAACAGCCGTTTACGCGGATGAGAGGATGGAATTGTCTCCCCGTAAATCCGTTTCCCTTCCTCTGCATACCAAGAAATGAAACTGTTGGCGTAGCTAACTTCACCGATTGCTTCCGGCAGCGGCTTTCCTTGCTCTTCCGTCATAATCCTGCCAATTTCTTCTTTATTTTCATCAATTAAGCGGTACCACTCATTTAAATAAGCCGCACGTTCGCCAGCTGTCAGCTTTGACCATTGCTTAAAGGCAACGTAAGCGGCATCCGCTGCCTGCTCGGCTTCCTCTTTTCCGCCCTCCGGCACAGCTGCAATCACTTCGTTAAGTGCTGGATTGACTACTTCAATTTTCTTTTCGGTATCTACCCATGCGCCGTTAATATACATTTTCCAATTCTTCATGCTCATTTTCCTCCTTTATACTTGTCTGATTCCACATCTCGTATCGATTTCGCTGCATTTGCACAAAGAAGAACAAGCCCATCCCCATCCATCCGGCGATCATTAACCATTCATGCGGCCACAGGAGC
The Bacillus xiapuensis DNA segment above includes these coding regions:
- a CDS encoding Ger(x)C family spore germination protein; the protein is MKNFWIGLLFALILIFNYQLTPSILEDTQHISAIGYDHAGDHRVKATAAVPFYPAGENVNPINVSYTVEGHTSKSVRQLFQTEAQKEIEAGRINSVVINRKLAKEGILHIVDSFSRDPFIGRDVHLAIIKDTSEEILKYKYPNAVLSSRYLDDLLDQGLQDIIPKTNLHSFLSQYDGMGQDPFLPLLDLREEHIHFEGLALFKNDQYVDSISYKESYLFKLLYEKSREGLYNIRMDDGSYLTIENVRTKVKYNVHGTKKQPKVEIRLSLLGEIKDASGKSLHQKERMKKVEEQWRKETKKNAEKLVQKFQELKIDPLGIGEKVRSRQRQFRMAEWESLYPTVPISISVKVRTIDTGIVE
- a CDS encoding NAD-dependent succinate-semialdehyde dehydrogenase yields the protein MYINGAWVDTEKKIEVVNPALNEVIAAVPEGGKEEAEQAADAAYVAFKQWSKLTAGERAAYLNEWYRLIDENKEEIGRIMTEEQGKPLPEAIGEVSYANSFISWYAEEGKRIYGETIPSSHPRKRLFVQKEPVGVIAAITPWNFPAAMITRKVAPALAAGCTAVIKPAEQTPLTAIRLMELAEEAGIPKGVLNLVTGDAQAIGEAWLKDGRVRKISFTGSTEVGKLLMRGAADTMKKVSFELGGHAPFIVTAHANIEKAAQNLIASKFRNAGQTCVCANRIYVHESMEAEFAEAFRTEVGKLKMGNGLEEGITVGPLIDEQAVAKVISQLEDAKQKGAEILIGGHQAKDQKGYFVEPTVLTRVTDDMMCMNEETFGPLAPVTTYQTNEEVIERANRSPYGLAAYVFSENISEAVEIAEGLEYGIIGLNDGLPSVAQAPFGGYKESGLGREGGHYGIEEFLEIKYISLGF